The Macrococcoides canis genome has a window encoding:
- a CDS encoding BrxA/BrxB family bacilliredoxin yields the protein MNAYEQYMKQLSDGMRSELTDNGFKSLESSEAVDKHFSEAGESTTFVVINSVCGCAAGLARPAAVTVATQNPVKPDHIVTVFAGQDKAATETMRGYIGQAPSSPSMALFKGSTLVGFIPREHIEGRPVEELCMDIKEQFDEHCV from the coding sequence ATGAATGCATACGAACAATATATGAAACAATTATCAGATGGTATGAGAAGCGAATTAACTGACAATGGTTTTAAATCATTAGAGAGTAGTGAAGCGGTCGATAAACATTTTAGTGAAGCAGGGGAGTCAACTACATTTGTTGTAATTAATTCAGTATGTGGCTGTGCTGCCGGCCTTGCAAGACCAGCAGCTGTAACTGTTGCAACTCAGAACCCTGTAAAACCAGACCATATCGTAACGGTTTTTGCTGGACAGGATAAAGCAGCGACTGAGACTATGAGAGGTTATATCGGTCAAGCGCCGTCAAGTCCATCCATGGCTTTATTTAAAGGAAGTACGCTCGTAGGCTTTATACCAAGAGAACATATTGAAGGGCGTCCTGTTGAAGAATTATGCATGGATATAAAAGAGCAGTTTGATGAACACTGCGTATAA
- a CDS encoding virulence factor has protein sequence MEIKKIEPTPSPNTLKITLDFNKEDMKSTTYQSIEASNPAFINELLNIQNVKSVFHALDFISVDKNPGSDWDIVLPEIKQVFASEAITEVNEPPVTDSGEKRVEVLAFKNIPYQIKITYRDSETRKQLDLRFIDAMLDSQNDDDNVILLRRWVDYGIRYGTDEEIVNTVKEEIDALYPDEKLQELVEAGKANRYEDQSKQLERISTETYLSTEDWKERYRMLDHYPTPDSSDIPFLKVVLSDDKPQLRRLAVMFLGMIESRDVLPLLDEAMKDRNIAVRRTAGDTISDLGYKESLDTMHDALNDKAPIVRWRAAMFIYDEGDETSLPYLEAHLEDEAFDVKLQVQMAYERIKNGESAAGSVWKQIANRNKGE, from the coding sequence ATGGAGATAAAAAAGATAGAACCTACACCAAGTCCGAATACTTTGAAAATTACGCTGGACTTTAATAAAGAAGATATGAAGAGTACGACTTATCAAAGTATTGAAGCTTCTAATCCGGCTTTTATCAATGAATTGCTTAATATTCAAAATGTTAAATCGGTATTTCATGCACTGGATTTTATATCGGTTGACAAAAATCCAGGCAGTGACTGGGATATAGTGCTGCCAGAAATAAAGCAGGTCTTTGCTAGTGAAGCGATAACAGAAGTGAATGAGCCGCCAGTCACTGATTCGGGTGAAAAGCGGGTAGAAGTACTGGCGTTTAAAAATATCCCATATCAGATCAAGATAACTTATCGTGATAGTGAAACACGTAAACAGCTTGATTTACGTTTTATTGACGCAATGCTTGATAGTCAAAATGATGATGATAATGTCATATTATTAAGACGCTGGGTTGATTATGGAATAAGATATGGTACAGATGAAGAGATTGTTAATACTGTAAAAGAAGAGATTGATGCTTTATATCCAGATGAAAAGTTACAGGAACTTGTTGAAGCCGGAAAAGCAAATCGTTACGAAGATCAGTCTAAACAGCTGGAACGTATTTCGACAGAAACATATTTAAGTACAGAGGACTGGAAAGAACGCTATCGTATGCTCGATCATTACCCGACACCTGATAGCAGCGACATTCCGTTTTTGAAAGTGGTATTAAGTGATGATAAGCCTCAACTAAGAAGGCTTGCAGTAATGTTCCTTGGCATGATAGAATCTCGTGATGTCCTTCCATTGCTCGATGAAGCAATGAAAGATAGAAATATTGCTGTCCGAAGAACTGCTGGAGATACAATTAGTGATTTAGGATATAAAGAAAGTCTTGATACGATGCACGACGCATTAAATGATAAAGCACCAATCGTCAGATGGCGTGCTGCTATGTTTATCTATGATGAAGGAGACGAAACTAGCCTTCCATATTTAGAAGCTCATCTAGAAGACGAAGCATTTGATGTTAAATTGCAAGTGCAGATGGCTTACGAACGTATCAAGAATGGAGAAAGCGCAGCCGGTTCAGTATGGAAACAAATAGCAAACAGAAATAAAGGAGAATAG
- a CDS encoding zinc-finger domain-containing protein, with product MNSDQQRTLRTIDKLNDHYCSHCLLKEYHRKERNKTFAHHYCIKKCTVGIEIKRLGNVLQ from the coding sequence TTGAATAGTGATCAGCAAAGGACTTTACGTACCATTGATAAGCTCAATGACCATTATTGCAGTCATTGTCTTTTAAAGGAATATCATCGTAAAGAACGTAATAAGACATTCGCACATCATTACTGTATAAAAAAATGTACAGTTGGTATAGAGATAAAAAGACTAGGAAACGTATTACAATAG
- a CDS encoding queuosine precursor transporter produces the protein MTNELWAFAAFIMTFLMLVMMYRFFGKEGLFVWVAIGTIIANIQVTKSVELFGITATLGNVLFASIYLATDILNDRYGRQVAKKAVWLGFSSAIIMTLLMTISLQFNPAANDIAQQSLETLFGVVPRIVLGSIVAYIIGQYVDVYLFNLIKKRFSSDRTFFIRAYGSTVFSSIIDTALFTLIAFTGLMPGNVLFEIFITTYIFKLFSTILNIPFGYWAKSFHKEDVS, from the coding sequence ATGACAAATGAACTATGGGCATTTGCTGCATTTATCATGACATTTCTGATGCTCGTTATGATGTATAGATTTTTTGGCAAAGAAGGACTTTTTGTCTGGGTGGCTATCGGCACGATCATCGCAAATATTCAAGTCACAAAATCAGTTGAACTTTTCGGGATTACTGCAACGCTCGGAAATGTATTATTTGCATCCATTTACCTTGCAACAGATATTTTAAATGACCGTTACGGTAGACAAGTTGCCAAGAAGGCAGTGTGGTTAGGTTTTTCATCTGCAATAATAATGACCCTATTAATGACTATATCTTTACAATTTAATCCGGCTGCCAACGATATTGCACAGCAAAGTCTCGAGACATTGTTTGGAGTAGTCCCAAGGATCGTTCTCGGTTCAATCGTTGCTTATATTATTGGTCAATATGTTGATGTCTATCTTTTCAACCTGATAAAAAAACGTTTTTCTTCAGACCGCACATTCTTCATAAGAGCTTATGGAAGTACAGTGTTCAGCTCAATCATCGATACTGCACTTTTCACATTGATCGCTTTTACAGGTCTGATGCCAGGAAATGTACTATTTGAAATCTTTATTACAACATATATATTTAAACTTTTTTCCACTATTCTCAATATTCCATTCGGATACTGGGCGAAATCATTTCATAAAGAGGACGTATCATGA